One region of Paenibacillus polymyxa M1 genomic DNA includes:
- a CDS encoding PdaC/SigV domain-containing protein: MNKHTKKWGSALLAAGILAGVAVIPVSYIGAASTKQQQATTQQPGIAIQWNGKTLAAKGIQVNGNTMIPVAALRDSLGIPVSYDTKEGTYTVGSGYNKLYIVVSSSDAYVNVNGINTRSMDAKMIAGKLYIPMSLLKDYLGIDAQWNAAQKTVTLSKSQLNPITIASQTLPASSNAKVSYKIKYPQISGSQLNPEAQQTINNVLKKHAETVLAAGKKMVAEGEVTAERPYDFENDFAIAYNKDGILSVIMQDYSYTGGAHGMTARKGYTFSLADGKLLQLSDVLKANPNYKKFLNADLKKKIDALQAGEGFEKFKELAADQNFYVTNSGVTIVFDLYDYAPYAYGIPEFTYSFAQLLPQGGKPFAGQNQ, from the coding sequence ATGAACAAACATACAAAAAAATGGGGCTCAGCATTGCTGGCAGCGGGAATTTTAGCAGGGGTTGCGGTTATTCCCGTTTCCTATATTGGGGCAGCATCGACCAAACAGCAGCAAGCGACAACACAGCAACCAGGGATCGCCATCCAATGGAATGGTAAAACGTTGGCCGCTAAAGGTATTCAAGTGAACGGGAACACCATGATTCCAGTGGCAGCACTGCGTGACAGCTTGGGAATTCCGGTGAGCTATGACACCAAAGAAGGGACATATACAGTGGGGAGTGGGTACAACAAGCTCTATATCGTGGTCTCCTCCTCGGATGCCTATGTCAATGTGAACGGAATCAACACGCGCAGCATGGATGCCAAAATGATCGCCGGGAAGCTGTACATTCCTATGAGTCTGCTGAAAGACTATCTGGGTATCGATGCTCAGTGGAATGCAGCTCAGAAAACCGTAACATTGAGTAAAAGCCAGCTAAATCCAATCACAATTGCATCTCAGACGCTTCCAGCTTCGAGCAATGCAAAGGTATCTTATAAGATTAAGTATCCACAAATCAGCGGCAGCCAGCTGAATCCTGAGGCTCAACAGACCATTAATAATGTGCTAAAAAAGCATGCAGAGACAGTATTGGCAGCAGGCAAAAAGATGGTGGCAGAGGGAGAGGTTACAGCAGAAAGACCGTATGATTTCGAGAATGATTTTGCAATTGCCTATAACAAGGACGGTATTCTAAGTGTGATTATGCAGGACTACTCGTATACAGGTGGCGCACATGGCATGACGGCGCGTAAAGGATACACGTTCTCGCTCGCTGATGGCAAGCTGCTGCAATTGTCTGACGTATTGAAGGCAAATCCGAACTATAAAAAGTTTTTGAATGCTGATTTGAAGAAAAAAATTGATGCGCTCCAGGCTGGCGAAGGTTTTGAAAAATTTAAAGAGTTGGCCGCAGATCAGAATTTTTATGTGACCAACAGTGGAGTAACCATCGTGTTTGATTTGTATGATTATGCTCCATACGCGTATGGAATTCCGGAGTTTACTTACTCGTTCGCTCAACTGCTGCCTCAGGGCGGAAAGCCTTTTGCGGGACAAAATCAATAA
- a CDS encoding gluconeogenesis factor YvcK family protein: MKETGSQRERPRIVVMGGGTGLSVMLRGLKQKPLDITAIVTVADDGGSSGILRSELQMPPPGDIRNVLTALADVEPVMSDMLKYRFGAGSGLSGHSLGNLILAAMTDISGDFVTAVRELSRVFAVRGRVLPAAEEGVVLSAEMEDGTVITGESKIPEAGGRIKRVFLEPTHVEPLPEAVEAINEADAILIGPGSLYTSILPNLLVPKLAEAVVKSDAIKIFVCNVMTQPGETDGYTVGDHLQAIYEHVGHHLFDYVIVNNGEIPPQVQEMYAEQGAKPVQVDMGELADRGYKVVADTLVLFRTYLRHDADKLSQHIYQLVQNWMLRRR, encoded by the coding sequence ATGAAAGAGACCGGATCACAACGGGAGCGCCCACGTATTGTTGTTATGGGCGGCGGAACCGGCTTGTCCGTCATGCTGCGGGGCTTGAAGCAAAAGCCGCTGGATATTACGGCTATTGTTACAGTCGCTGACGATGGCGGAAGCTCCGGGATATTGCGCAGTGAGCTGCAGATGCCCCCTCCAGGGGATATCCGCAATGTGCTGACTGCCTTGGCTGACGTGGAACCAGTAATGTCAGATATGCTAAAATACCGTTTTGGTGCTGGATCAGGGTTGTCAGGCCATAGCTTGGGGAATTTGATCTTAGCAGCGATGACTGATATATCGGGGGATTTTGTAACGGCGGTGCGTGAGCTTAGCCGTGTATTTGCTGTCCGAGGGCGTGTACTACCGGCGGCTGAGGAAGGCGTTGTGCTCAGCGCCGAGATGGAGGATGGCACGGTGATCACCGGGGAGTCCAAAATCCCAGAAGCGGGCGGACGAATCAAACGTGTTTTTCTTGAACCGACTCACGTGGAGCCGTTGCCTGAGGCTGTGGAAGCCATTAATGAAGCCGATGCGATTCTAATTGGTCCCGGCAGTCTATATACCAGCATTTTACCGAATTTGCTTGTACCGAAACTTGCTGAGGCTGTGGTGAAATCAGATGCTATCAAAATATTTGTCTGCAACGTGATGACCCAGCCGGGGGAAACCGATGGCTATACAGTGGGAGATCACCTGCAAGCGATCTATGAGCATGTAGGGCATCATCTGTTCGACTATGTCATTGTAAATAACGGAGAAATTCCACCCCAAGTACAGGAGATGTATGCCGAGCAGGGAGCTAAGCCTGTTCAAGTAGACATGGGCGAGCTGGCTGATCGAGGATATAAAGTAGTGGCAGATACGTTAGTTCTGTTCCGCACGTATTTACGGCATGACGCCGACAAACTGAGCCAGCATATTTACCAATTGGTACAAAACTGGATGTTAAGAAGGAGGTGA
- the gap gene encoding type I glyceraldehyde-3-phosphate dehydrogenase produces MTVKVGINGFGRIGRLAFRRIQDVEGIEVVAINDLTDSKMLAHLLKYDTTQGTFQGEVEVHDGFFKVNGKEVKVLANRNPEELPWGDLGVDIVLECTGFFTTKEAAEKHLKGGAKKVVISAPATGDMKTVVYNVNHEILDGSETVISGASCTTNCLAPMAKTLQDKFGIVEGLMTTIHAYTGDQNTLDAPHAKGDFRRARAAAENIIPNTTGAAKAIGLVIPELKGKLDGAAQRVPVPTGSLTELVTVLEKNVTAEEINAAMKEASDPETYGYTEDQIVSSDIKGLTFGSLFDATQTKVLTVGDKQLVKTVAWYDNEMSYTAQLIRTLEYFAKLAK; encoded by the coding sequence ATGACAGTTAAAGTTGGTATTAACGGTTTCGGACGTATTGGACGCCTTGCTTTCCGCCGTATTCAAGACGTAGAAGGTATTGAAGTAGTAGCAATTAACGACTTGACAGATTCCAAAATGCTGGCACATCTGTTGAAATATGATACAACACAAGGTACTTTCCAAGGGGAAGTAGAAGTACATGACGGTTTCTTCAAAGTAAACGGTAAAGAAGTTAAAGTTTTGGCTAACCGTAACCCTGAAGAATTGCCTTGGGGAGACCTGGGTGTAGACATCGTTCTGGAATGCACAGGTTTCTTCACAACTAAAGAAGCTGCTGAGAAACATTTGAAAGGCGGCGCTAAAAAGGTTGTTATCTCCGCTCCAGCTACTGGCGACATGAAAACTGTCGTTTACAACGTAAACCATGAAATTCTGGACGGATCTGAAACTGTAATTTCCGGTGCTTCTTGCACAACTAACTGCCTGGCTCCTATGGCTAAAACATTGCAAGACAAATTTGGTATCGTTGAAGGCTTGATGACTACAATTCACGCTTACACTGGCGACCAAAACACTTTGGATGCTCCACATGCTAAAGGTGACTTCCGTCGTGCTCGCGCAGCAGCTGAAAACATCATCCCTAACACTACTGGTGCTGCTAAAGCAATCGGTCTGGTTATCCCTGAGCTGAAAGGTAAATTGGATGGCGCAGCTCAACGTGTTCCAGTACCAACAGGTTCCCTGACTGAGCTGGTAACAGTTCTGGAGAAAAACGTAACTGCTGAAGAAATCAACGCAGCGATGAAAGAAGCTTCCGATCCTGAAACTTACGGATACACTGAAGATCAAATCGTTTCTTCTGACATCAAAGGTCTGACTTTCGGATCCCTGTTTGATGCAACTCAAACTAAAGTTCTGACTGTTGGCGACAAACAACTGGTTAAAACTGTAGCTTGGTACGACAACGAAATGTCCTACACTGCACAATTGATCCGTACTTTGGAATACTTCGCTAAATTGGCTAAATAA
- the clpP gene encoding ATP-dependent Clp endopeptidase proteolytic subunit ClpP: MSYVPMVVEQSNRGERAYDIYSRLLKDRIILLGSDVNDVVANSIIAQMLFLAAEDPEKDIHLYINSPGGSITAGMAIFDTMQYIKPDVSTICVGMAASMGAFLLNAGAKGKRFALPNSEIMIHQPLGGAQGQATDIEIRARRILKMRDKLNRILADRTGQPLERIEKDTDRDYFMSADDAKEYGIIDKVLTSSSPEGV, encoded by the coding sequence GTGAGCTATGTTCCTATGGTAGTAGAACAAAGTAACCGCGGCGAACGCGCCTATGACATTTATTCCAGACTGTTGAAGGATCGCATTATTTTGTTGGGCTCGGACGTCAATGACGTTGTAGCCAACTCAATTATTGCACAAATGCTGTTTTTGGCTGCTGAAGATCCTGAAAAAGACATTCACTTGTATATTAACAGTCCTGGCGGTTCCATCACAGCTGGTATGGCCATTTTCGATACGATGCAATACATTAAACCTGACGTATCTACCATTTGTGTAGGTATGGCTGCTTCCATGGGTGCTTTCTTGCTGAATGCAGGTGCCAAAGGCAAACGTTTTGCCTTACCAAACAGTGAAATTATGATTCACCAACCACTGGGTGGTGCACAAGGACAGGCAACGGATATCGAAATTCGCGCCCGTCGCATTCTGAAAATGCGTGACAAATTGAACCGCATTCTCGCAGATCGCACAGGTCAACCACTGGAACGCATCGAAAAAGACACAGACCGTGACTATTTCATGTCCGCTGATGATGCCAAAGAATACGGTATTATTGATAAAGTGTTAACTAGCTCCTCTCCAGAAGGTGTATAA
- the gpmI gene encoding 2,3-bisphosphoglycerate-independent phosphoglycerate mutase, which produces MTAPKPVALIIMDGFGLRDTVEGNAVAQANKPNYDRYLKQYPHTTLTASGEAVGLPEGQMGNSEVGHLNIGAGRIVYQDLTRISKSIREGEFFDNETLVKAVQHAKKNNTKLHLYGLLSDGGVHSHISHLFAMLDLAKKEGLTEVYIHAFMDGRDVMPDSGVGFMQQLVAKIQEVGIGQIATVQGRYYAMDRDKRWERVEKSYRAIVYGEGPQYTDPLEALKESYEKSVFDEFVEPTVIVKADGSPVGLVESNDSVVFLNFRPDRAIQLSQVFTNEDFRGFDRGPKWPKDLHFVCLTLFSETVGGFVAYEPKNLDNTFGEVLVQNNKKQLRIAETEKYPHVTFFFSGGRDVELPGETRILINSPKVATYDLQPEMSAYEVADAAVKEIEADKHDAIILNFANPDMVGHSGMLEPTIKAVETTDECVGRVVDAVKAKGGVVIIIADHGNADMEIDEQGRPFTAHTTNPVPFILTDENIVLREHGILADVAPTLLDLMQLPQPAEMTGKSMIASRK; this is translated from the coding sequence ATGACAGCACCAAAACCGGTAGCTTTAATTATTATGGACGGATTCGGACTGCGTGACACTGTGGAAGGCAATGCGGTTGCACAGGCCAACAAACCGAATTACGACCGGTATTTAAAACAGTATCCACATACCACGTTGACGGCTTCTGGTGAAGCGGTGGGTCTGCCGGAAGGACAAATGGGTAACTCCGAAGTAGGTCACTTGAACATCGGCGCAGGTCGAATTGTATATCAAGATTTGACTCGTATTTCGAAGTCCATCCGTGAAGGCGAGTTCTTCGACAATGAAACATTGGTTAAAGCCGTGCAACATGCGAAGAAGAACAACACTAAACTTCACCTGTACGGACTTCTGTCCGACGGTGGTGTGCATAGCCATATCAGCCATCTGTTCGCTATGCTGGATCTGGCTAAAAAAGAAGGATTAACTGAAGTGTACATTCATGCTTTCATGGATGGACGTGACGTTATGCCTGATAGCGGCGTAGGCTTTATGCAACAACTGGTCGCTAAAATTCAGGAAGTGGGCATTGGCCAAATTGCAACCGTACAAGGGCGCTATTATGCAATGGACCGCGACAAACGTTGGGAACGTGTTGAGAAGTCTTACCGTGCAATCGTATACGGTGAAGGTCCTCAATACACCGATCCACTCGAAGCATTGAAGGAATCGTATGAAAAGTCAGTGTTCGATGAATTCGTGGAACCAACTGTTATTGTGAAGGCTGATGGAAGCCCTGTAGGGCTGGTCGAAAGCAATGACTCTGTCGTATTCCTGAATTTCCGTCCTGACCGTGCGATTCAATTGTCTCAAGTATTTACCAATGAAGATTTCCGTGGTTTTGACCGTGGGCCAAAATGGCCTAAGGATCTGCACTTTGTTTGCCTGACCTTGTTCAGTGAAACGGTTGGAGGCTTTGTTGCCTATGAACCGAAAAACCTAGACAACACGTTTGGCGAGGTGCTGGTACAAAACAACAAAAAGCAATTGCGTATTGCTGAGACAGAAAAGTATCCGCACGTTACTTTCTTTTTCAGTGGCGGACGCGATGTGGAGCTTCCTGGCGAAACTCGTATTTTGATCAATTCGCCTAAAGTGGCTACATATGATCTGCAGCCTGAAATGAGTGCGTATGAAGTAGCGGATGCTGCTGTTAAGGAAATCGAAGCTGACAAGCATGATGCGATTATCCTGAACTTTGCCAATCCGGATATGGTTGGACACTCCGGTATGCTGGAACCAACAATTAAGGCAGTAGAGACGACGGATGAATGTGTTGGACGTGTTGTAGATGCAGTTAAAGCCAAAGGTGGCGTGGTAATTATCATCGCTGACCATGGTAACGCGGATATGGAAATTGATGAGCAGGGACGTCCGTTCACAGCTCACACAACGAATCCGGTTCCGTTCATTTTGACTGACGAAAATATCGTTCTGCGTGAGCATGGAATTCTGGCTGACGTAGCTCCAACGCTTCTGGATTTGATGCAACTTCCGCAACCTGCGGAAATGACAGGAAAATCTATGATTGCATCCCGCAAGTAA
- a CDS encoding phosphoglycerate kinase: protein MNKKSVRDIELNGKRVFVRVDFNVPVEDGKITDDKRIRETLPTINYLIEKGAKVILASHFGRPKGQVVESMRLTAAGVRLSELLKKPVVKVDEAVGEAVKAKVAELQNGDVLLLENVRFYPGEEKNDPELAKQFAELADIFVNDAFGAAHRAHASTEGIAHFLPAVSGLLMEKELSVIGKALSNPDRPFTAIIGGSKVKDKIDVIDNLLNIADNVIIGGGLTYTFFKAQGHEVGQSLLDESKLDVALGFIEKAKKLGKNFYLPVDIVISDDFSATANTNIVDIDGIPADWEGVDIGPKTRKIYADVIKNSKLVVWNGPMGVFEIEPFAGGTREVAEACATTDAYTIIGGGDSAAAAEKFHLADKMDHISTGGGASLEFMEGKALPGVVALNDK, encoded by the coding sequence ATGAACAAAAAGAGCGTACGTGATATAGAACTGAATGGAAAACGGGTGTTTGTTCGTGTAGATTTTAACGTTCCGGTTGAAGATGGTAAAATTACAGATGACAAGCGTATTCGCGAAACCTTGCCAACCATTAACTACCTGATTGAAAAAGGTGCAAAAGTTATTTTGGCGAGTCACTTTGGACGTCCAAAGGGTCAAGTCGTTGAATCCATGCGTCTGACTGCTGCTGGTGTACGTTTGTCCGAACTGCTGAAAAAGCCAGTTGTTAAAGTGGACGAAGCAGTTGGTGAAGCTGTTAAAGCGAAAGTGGCTGAACTGCAAAACGGCGATGTGCTATTGCTTGAAAATGTACGCTTCTACCCAGGAGAAGAGAAAAATGATCCTGAACTGGCTAAGCAATTTGCTGAACTGGCTGACATTTTCGTGAATGATGCTTTTGGTGCAGCACACCGTGCTCATGCTTCTACAGAAGGTATCGCGCATTTCCTTCCGGCTGTTTCCGGCTTGCTGATGGAAAAAGAGTTGTCTGTTATTGGTAAAGCTTTGTCGAATCCAGATCGTCCTTTTACAGCCATTATTGGTGGTTCCAAAGTAAAAGACAAAATCGACGTAATCGACAACCTGCTGAACATTGCAGATAACGTAATTATTGGCGGCGGTTTGACTTATACATTCTTCAAAGCTCAAGGTCATGAAGTGGGTCAATCTTTGCTGGATGAATCCAAACTGGACGTAGCTCTTGGATTTATTGAAAAAGCGAAGAAGCTTGGCAAAAACTTCTACCTTCCTGTGGATATCGTTATCTCTGACGATTTCAGTGCTACAGCGAACACAAACATCGTGGATATCGACGGCATTCCTGCAGATTGGGAAGGCGTGGATATCGGACCGAAAACTCGTAAAATCTATGCAGATGTTATCAAGAACTCCAAATTGGTTGTTTGGAATGGACCAATGGGTGTATTTGAAATCGAGCCTTTCGCTGGCGGTACTCGTGAAGTAGCAGAAGCATGCGCCACAACAGATGCATACACCATCATTGGTGGCGGTGACTCTGCGGCTGCAGCTGAAAAATTCCACTTGGCTGACAAAATGGATCACATTTCCACTGGTGGCGGCGCATCCCTGGAATTCATGGAAGGCAAAGCACTTCCGGGTGTTGTTGCACTTAACGATAAATAA
- the whiA gene encoding DNA-binding protein WhiA, whose translation MSFAAQTKKELTMIESQPCCEKAELSALIRMLGSVQLSNKRVILDVSTENAAIARRIYSLIKKHFQLHIELLVRKKMRLKKNNVYIVRIPNGVQELLKELYIVSEGFLFTDGINRDIIRKNCCKRAYLRGAFMAGGSVNNPEGSSYHLEISSMYEEHCQALVDLANEFHLNARCIERKKGFILYIKEGEKIIELLSIIGAHQALFKFEDVRIMRDMRNSVNRIVNCETANLNKTIGAAVRQIENIKLLEREVGLETLPDKLREVAEIRLAHPDLNLKEVGEMLKGVVSKSGVNHRLRKIDEMADKIRGENGLIP comes from the coding sequence TTGTCCTTTGCGGCACAAACGAAAAAAGAGCTTACGATGATTGAAAGCCAGCCCTGCTGTGAAAAAGCGGAACTGTCTGCGCTCATACGTATGCTCGGATCCGTACAACTGTCGAATAAAAGGGTGATATTGGACGTGTCCACAGAAAATGCCGCGATTGCAAGGCGGATTTACTCCTTGATCAAAAAGCATTTTCAACTTCACATCGAACTGCTTGTACGGAAAAAAATGCGCTTGAAAAAAAATAATGTGTATATTGTCCGCATTCCTAATGGTGTACAAGAGCTGCTAAAGGAGCTTTATATTGTCTCAGAAGGTTTCTTGTTCACTGACGGGATTAATCGGGATATCATTCGGAAAAACTGTTGTAAGCGGGCTTATCTGCGGGGTGCCTTTATGGCAGGTGGCTCTGTGAATAATCCAGAGGGATCGTCTTACCACCTTGAAATTTCTTCGATGTATGAGGAGCATTGTCAGGCGCTAGTTGATCTCGCTAATGAGTTTCATCTCAATGCCCGCTGTATTGAGCGAAAAAAAGGCTTTATCCTTTACATCAAGGAAGGCGAGAAGATCATTGAGCTGCTCAGTATCATTGGGGCGCACCAAGCCTTGTTCAAATTTGAAGATGTACGTATCATGCGCGATATGCGCAATTCCGTAAACCGTATTGTTAATTGCGAAACAGCTAATTTGAACAAGACGATCGGAGCTGCTGTCCGGCAAATTGAGAATATTAAGTTGCTGGAGAGGGAAGTTGGTTTGGAGACCTTGCCAGATAAACTGCGTGAAGTGGCAGAAATTCGGCTCGCTCATCCCGATTTGAATTTAAAAGAAGTCGGGGAAATGCTCAAAGGGGTCGTGAGTAAATCGGGTGTAAATCATCGACTTCGCAAAATTGATGAGATGGCTGACAAAATCAGGGGGGAAAACGGCCTGATTCCGTAA
- a CDS encoding HPr family phosphocarrier protein produces the protein MSKHPVVVRLKTGLHARPAALFVQEANKYSSEIFVEKEDKKVNAKSIMGIMSLAISTGTEINISAEGADAEQAVNALVSLVSKVELENQ, from the coding sequence ATGTCAAAACATCCAGTAGTCGTACGCTTGAAAACAGGACTGCACGCCAGACCTGCTGCGTTGTTCGTACAGGAAGCGAATAAATATTCATCTGAAATTTTTGTGGAAAAAGAAGACAAAAAGGTTAATGCCAAGAGCATCATGGGTATTATGAGCCTCGCCATCAGTACAGGTACTGAAATCAATATTAGTGCTGAAGGTGCGGACGCCGAACAGGCTGTAAACGCTTTAGTAAGTCTGGTTAGTAAGGTAGAGCTGGAAAATCAATAA
- a CDS encoding sugar-binding transcriptional regulator gives MRKILEIQKQLLPDLMDVLKKRYTILHQIMLSEVIGRRTLAASLDMTERVLRAETDLLKAQGLIEIESVGMKVSKAGLDLLEQLEPIANNLFGLSQLEDQIRQAYGLRKVVVVPGDSDASPLAKQELGRAGAKALLSVMDDEDVVAVTGGTTIADVAEQLTLPANGPLKGGWFVPARGGLGESMEMQANTIASTMARKVGAQYRLLHVPDLLSNHAYNSLLEDTNIQDILSLIRESRIIIHGIGNAIAMAHRRKLDPETFAQISNEGAVAESFGYYFNEDGVVVHRMLTLGLRLEDIRRTETVLGVAGGKSKAAAIHAVLRFGQEDILVTDEGAAAEIVSRYLRD, from the coding sequence ATGCGAAAGATATTAGAAATACAGAAGCAGCTTCTGCCCGACCTCATGGATGTTTTGAAAAAAAGGTACACGATCCTGCATCAGATTATGCTGTCCGAAGTTATTGGACGCAGAACACTGGCAGCTTCACTGGATATGACCGAGCGCGTACTGCGCGCTGAGACTGATCTCCTTAAAGCGCAAGGGCTAATTGAGATTGAGAGTGTGGGCATGAAGGTGAGCAAAGCAGGACTGGATCTGCTGGAACAGCTGGAGCCGATTGCGAACAACTTGTTCGGCCTGTCCCAATTGGAGGATCAGATTCGTCAAGCCTACGGTTTGAGGAAGGTGGTTGTCGTTCCAGGGGATTCGGATGCTTCACCGTTAGCGAAGCAGGAACTGGGCCGTGCTGGCGCAAAGGCGCTGCTGAGTGTTATGGATGACGAGGACGTGGTCGCTGTAACAGGTGGCACGACGATTGCAGATGTGGCGGAACAACTGACATTACCTGCTAACGGCCCGCTTAAAGGCGGATGGTTTGTACCGGCACGCGGGGGTTTGGGAGAGAGCATGGAAATGCAGGCAAATACAATTGCCTCCACGATGGCTCGCAAGGTCGGCGCTCAATACCGTCTGCTCCATGTACCGGATTTGCTCAGCAATCATGCTTACAACTCCTTGCTTGAGGATACGAATATTCAGGATATATTGAGCCTGATTCGAGAAAGTCGTATTATCATTCACGGGATAGGCAACGCCATAGCAATGGCCCACAGACGCAAGCTTGACCCTGAAACCTTCGCCCAGATCAGCAATGAGGGCGCGGTCGCCGAATCGTTTGGTTATTATTTTAACGAAGACGGCGTCGTTGTTCACAGAATGCTGACGCTTGGACTCCGTTTGGAGGACATCAGGCGCACGGAGACGGTGTTAGGTGTGGCTGGAGGCAAGAGCAAGGCGGCTGCTATTCATGCGGTATTGCGTTTCGGACAGGAAGACATTCTTGTCACCGACGAAGGCGCTGCTGCCGAGATTGTAAGCCGTTATTTAAGAGATTGA
- a CDS encoding SIMPL domain-containing protein, translating into MRVWTKTVSTAILAGALLAGGVAGGLWTGADRAYAATATTANGVINVSGSGEIMAKPDIAYLSIGVQSEGNTAAAAQKANAAKINKVTQLLKEKWSISADDIQTSQFSVQPNYTYNEKEGQKLKGYMANHTLSVKYRNLDKIGQLLDEATNSGANNVDNIQFSVENPSAYEEAAIAKALDNAQSKASAVAKSAKRGLGALVNVTVDGGEAQVYTQRENAMSKALMDMSGGTEIQSGQVTVKVQVSAQYEMN; encoded by the coding sequence ATGAGAGTTTGGACAAAAACAGTAAGCACAGCAATTCTTGCAGGAGCATTATTAGCTGGAGGAGTAGCAGGAGGGCTGTGGACGGGAGCTGATCGCGCTTATGCAGCAACGGCGACGACGGCGAATGGTGTAATTAACGTGAGTGGAAGTGGTGAAATAATGGCTAAGCCAGATATCGCTTATCTCTCTATTGGTGTGCAATCGGAAGGAAACACCGCTGCTGCAGCTCAAAAAGCCAATGCTGCGAAAATAAACAAGGTTACACAGCTGTTAAAAGAAAAATGGAGCATTAGTGCAGACGATATTCAGACAAGCCAGTTCTCTGTACAGCCTAACTATACCTATAACGAGAAAGAAGGACAGAAGCTCAAAGGCTACATGGCCAACCATACACTTTCAGTGAAATATCGCAATTTGGATAAAATTGGTCAACTGTTGGATGAGGCTACAAATTCCGGTGCAAACAACGTAGATAATATACAGTTTTCCGTAGAGAATCCTTCCGCTTATGAGGAAGCAGCAATTGCAAAGGCGTTGGATAATGCTCAATCCAAAGCAAGTGCCGTAGCAAAATCAGCTAAACGCGGTTTAGGAGCTCTGGTGAATGTGACAGTAGATGGCGGGGAAGCTCAGGTTTACACACAACGTGAGAATGCCATGTCCAAAGCGCTCATGGATATGAGTGGCGGAACAGAGATACAGTCGGGTCAAGTAACGGTGAAAGTCCAAGTGTCTGCCCAATATGAGATGAACTAG
- the tpiA gene encoding triose-phosphate isomerase, with protein sequence MRTPIIAGNWKMFKTVPEAKTFIEEIKGKAEVAGVESVICAPFTNLPALVEAVKGTSIKIGAQNLHFAEDGAFTGEISGGMLKDLGVDYVVIGHSERREYFNETDETVNKKVHAAFRHGLTPIVCVGEKLEDREAGQTKEVVKVQTVAAFAGLAKDQAAQVVVAYEPIWAIGTGKSSTSQDANEVISYIRSLIKELYDENTASAVRIQYGGSVKPENVTEYLGQSDIDGALVGGASLQPASYIALVEGAK encoded by the coding sequence TTGAGAACACCGATTATCGCGGGTAACTGGAAGATGTTCAAAACCGTACCAGAAGCTAAAACCTTCATCGAAGAGATCAAAGGTAAAGCAGAGGTTGCAGGAGTGGAGAGCGTTATATGTGCTCCATTTACAAATCTTCCTGCTCTGGTTGAAGCAGTAAAAGGCACATCTATTAAAATCGGCGCACAAAACCTGCACTTTGCAGAAGATGGCGCATTTACAGGTGAAATCAGCGGCGGAATGCTTAAAGATCTGGGCGTAGACTACGTTGTGATCGGACACTCCGAGCGTCGTGAGTATTTCAACGAAACAGACGAAACGGTGAACAAAAAGGTTCATGCAGCATTCCGTCATGGCCTGACACCAATTGTATGTGTAGGCGAAAAGCTGGAAGACCGTGAAGCAGGTCAAACCAAAGAAGTTGTAAAAGTGCAAACTGTAGCAGCTTTTGCTGGTCTGGCTAAAGATCAAGCAGCACAAGTCGTAGTTGCTTATGAGCCAATCTGGGCCATCGGAACAGGCAAATCCTCTACTTCGCAGGATGCGAATGAAGTGATTTCCTACATCCGTAGTCTGATTAAAGAGCTGTATGATGAAAATACAGCAAGTGCTGTACGTATTCAGTACGGTGGTAGTGTAAAACCTGAAAATGTTACTGAGTACCTGGGTCAAAGCGATATCGACGGCGCGCTCGTGGGCGGTGCCAGTCTTCAACCGGCGTCGTACATCGCGCTTGTTGAGGGGGCGAAGTAA